From a single Planctellipticum variicoloris genomic region:
- a CDS encoding Gfo/Idh/MocA family protein, protein MQLTPAQQQIGKDNFNEAAFTRRSLFVGAAAVAVPSLGAAYFKYGRPEGQPVKVGFIGTGDEGSVLLAEHPPEFMEIVAIADLRPTNRARSLHGDGGDSPRVGLIRKLGRETAMKIKTYADHKELLAKHPEIEAVVIAVPLSQHAPIAIDCLNAGKHVLTEKLMAHNITQCKEMIRVAKDKGKLLAVGHQRHYNVLYDNANDLIQKGLLGDIKFIRAQWHRNNSFPGRDSWQKGFAKEDVAELGADRLKEFGYANMNKLINWRLYNETGGGLMAELGSHQLDAASIFLGKVKPIAVLGYGGKNFYGVKGIGTEEQQKDDRDIDDHVYVTFEFPGPHYAEDKNDVCIVTYSSISTNRMEPYGETVFGSRGTLIMKEELEAMLYKEGSAATGAGGVDQRLYVLNGSDGQPVLKASESTGPSKAAAVADIGKVSRGYTEEMEHFAYCIRNNINAPISEGGLRCPGEQGMKDAIMALTSNLAMKYKKRIVFKDEWFDPASDLVPENDPEIIG, encoded by the coding sequence ATGCAACTGACCCCGGCCCAGCAGCAGATCGGCAAGGACAACTTCAACGAGGCCGCGTTCACCCGGCGGTCGCTGTTCGTCGGCGCCGCCGCCGTCGCGGTCCCGAGTCTCGGCGCCGCCTACTTTAAATACGGCCGCCCCGAGGGGCAGCCGGTGAAGGTCGGCTTCATCGGCACGGGCGACGAAGGCAGCGTCCTGCTGGCCGAGCATCCGCCCGAATTCATGGAAATCGTCGCCATCGCCGATCTCCGGCCGACGAACCGCGCCCGCAGTCTGCATGGCGATGGAGGCGACAGCCCCCGCGTCGGGCTGATCCGCAAGCTCGGTCGCGAAACCGCGATGAAGATCAAGACCTACGCCGATCACAAGGAGTTGCTCGCCAAGCACCCCGAGATCGAAGCCGTCGTCATCGCCGTCCCCCTCAGCCAGCACGCCCCGATCGCCATCGACTGCCTCAACGCCGGCAAGCACGTCCTCACCGAAAAGCTGATGGCCCACAACATCACGCAATGCAAGGAGATGATCCGCGTCGCGAAGGACAAGGGAAAACTCCTCGCCGTCGGCCACCAGCGGCACTACAACGTCCTCTACGACAACGCCAACGACCTCATCCAGAAGGGGCTGCTCGGGGACATCAAGTTCATCCGCGCCCAGTGGCACCGCAACAACAGCTTCCCCGGCCGCGATAGCTGGCAGAAGGGCTTCGCGAAGGAAGACGTGGCCGAACTGGGAGCCGATCGGCTCAAGGAGTTCGGCTACGCCAACATGAACAAGCTCATCAACTGGCGGCTCTACAACGAGACCGGCGGCGGCTTGATGGCCGAGCTCGGCAGCCACCAGCTCGATGCCGCCAGCATCTTTCTCGGCAAGGTCAAACCGATCGCCGTCCTGGGTTACGGCGGCAAGAACTTCTACGGCGTCAAGGGGATCGGCACCGAGGAGCAGCAGAAGGACGACCGCGACATCGACGACCACGTCTACGTCACCTTCGAGTTCCCCGGGCCGCATTACGCCGAGGACAAGAACGACGTCTGCATCGTCACCTACTCCTCGATCAGCACCAACCGCATGGAGCCGTACGGCGAGACCGTTTTCGGCAGCCGCGGCACGCTGATCATGAAGGAGGAGCTGGAGGCGATGCTGTACAAGGAAGGGAGCGCCGCGACCGGCGCCGGCGGCGTCGATCAGCGGCTTTACGTCCTCAACGGCAGCGACGGCCAGCCCGTGCTGAAGGCCAGCGAGAGCACCGGCCCGTCGAAGGCCGCCGCCGTCGCCGACATCGGCAAGGTCAGCCGCGGCTACACCGAAGAGATGGAGCACTTCGCCTACTGCATCCGCAACAACATCAACGCCCCCATCTCCGAGGGGGGGCTGCGTTGTCCGGGCGAGCAGGGGATGAAGGACGCCATCATGGCCCTCACCAGCAACCTCGCGATGAAGTACAAGAAGCGGATCGTCTTCAAGGACGAGTGGTTCGATCCCGCCAGCGACCTGGTCCCGGAGAACGACCCCGAGATCATCGGCTGA
- a CDS encoding ParA family protein, translated as MKIVAFFNNKSGVGKTSLVYHTSWMLSELGVRTVAIDLDPQANLTSMFLPEDRLEELWPDGDHRDTIMGSLRPIDKGIGDVRSPHLEEIRDNLALVPGDLALARFESRLSTAWGQCLDRNEAAFRVVTSFYRATVMAANAAGAEIALLDVGPNLGAINRSALLASDAVVFPLAADLFSLQGLRNLAPNLRDWRREWNDRLDRKPADMEIDLPSGRMQPIGYVVLQHAVRADRPVKAYGRWMARIPEVYATEVRQTDEPAPESVEVDPSCLASLRNYRSLMPLAQDALKPMFLLKAGDGALGGHQSAVQDCYRDFRVLTQRILKEIRSLDELQ; from the coding sequence ATGAAGATCGTGGCGTTCTTCAACAATAAAAGCGGAGTCGGCAAGACTTCGCTGGTCTACCATACGTCCTGGATGCTCTCCGAGCTTGGCGTACGTACCGTCGCGATCGACCTGGATCCCCAGGCCAATCTGACCTCAATGTTCCTCCCGGAGGATCGGCTGGAAGAGCTCTGGCCCGATGGAGACCACCGCGACACGATCATGGGAAGCCTCCGGCCGATCGACAAAGGGATTGGGGATGTCAGATCCCCCCACCTGGAAGAGATTCGCGACAATCTCGCCCTCGTGCCCGGCGATCTGGCCCTGGCGAGATTCGAATCGCGATTGTCAACCGCCTGGGGGCAGTGTCTGGATCGGAACGAAGCGGCATTTCGCGTCGTGACCAGCTTTTACCGGGCGACGGTCATGGCGGCTAATGCGGCTGGCGCCGAGATCGCTTTGCTGGACGTCGGACCAAATCTCGGCGCAATCAACCGCTCGGCCCTGTTAGCCTCCGACGCCGTAGTGTTCCCGCTCGCCGCGGACTTGTTTTCTTTGCAGGGGTTGCGAAACCTGGCGCCCAATTTGCGCGACTGGCGCAGAGAATGGAACGACCGGCTCGATCGAAAACCCGCCGATATGGAAATCGATCTCCCCTCGGGACGCATGCAGCCGATCGGATACGTGGTGTTACAACATGCCGTCCGAGCCGATCGTCCGGTCAAAGCCTACGGTCGATGGATGGCGCGAATCCCCGAAGTCTATGCGACCGAAGTCCGCCAGACTGATGAACCGGCGCCCGAGTCGGTGGAAGTCGATCCATCGTGCCTGGCCAGTCTCCGTAACTACCGAAGCCTCATGCCGCTCGCGCAGGATGCCTTGAAGCCCATGTTTCTTCTGAAAGCCGGCGACGGAGCGCTGGGCGGCCATCAGTCCGCCGTTCAAGACTGCTACAGAGATTTCCGAGTGCTCACGCAACGCATCCTCAAGGAAATTCGCAGTCTGGATGAGTTACAGTGA
- a CDS encoding MBL fold metallo-hydrolase, with protein sequence MAATGVSAEQVLVNGSTGDPVLYVDWPDEDNALLFDAGDNSALPMERLADLRAVFISHHHVDHFIGLDRIVRANIDSEKVLSIFGPPGTIQKVYDRIRSYEYQYFPFQQIVLDVVDVGPETLTRARLECSKRFPPPEPETNPRDGAVVFRSGAKSVEAVAVDHTVPCLAYALVEGPGLHFDAEALAAGPLKPGGWIKQVQRRLQEGAGPEETLTLQGLEFPLSRLAEQYFRRSPGGRIAFITDTLWSEAVREPLLRLARRATRLYCDSFYSGAHEAQAKKYRHMTASQAAALARDARVDELVLIHFSQRYRGRYDKLVAEAQEIFPKTTAQFE encoded by the coding sequence ATGGCGGCGACTGGCGTGTCGGCGGAACAGGTCCTGGTCAACGGTTCGACCGGCGATCCCGTGCTGTACGTCGACTGGCCCGACGAGGACAACGCCCTGCTGTTCGATGCGGGCGACAATTCCGCGCTGCCGATGGAACGCCTGGCCGACCTGCGGGCCGTCTTCATCAGCCATCATCACGTCGATCACTTCATCGGTCTCGACCGGATTGTCCGGGCGAATATCGACAGCGAAAAGGTGCTGTCGATCTTCGGCCCGCCGGGGACGATTCAGAAGGTCTATGACCGGATTCGCAGCTATGAGTACCAGTACTTTCCGTTTCAGCAGATTGTGCTGGACGTGGTCGACGTTGGTCCGGAGACGCTGACGCGCGCCCGGCTCGAATGCAGCAAACGGTTTCCGCCGCCCGAGCCGGAAACGAACCCGCGCGACGGGGCCGTTGTCTTTCGCTCGGGAGCCAAGTCGGTCGAGGCCGTGGCCGTGGATCATACGGTTCCCTGCCTGGCTTACGCGCTGGTCGAAGGCCCGGGGCTGCACTTCGACGCCGAAGCCCTGGCGGCGGGGCCGCTCAAGCCGGGCGGCTGGATCAAACAGGTCCAGCGGCGGCTCCAGGAAGGGGCCGGTCCGGAGGAGACTCTGACATTGCAGGGGCTGGAGTTTCCTTTAAGTCGTCTGGCGGAGCAGTATTTCCGCCGGTCGCCCGGCGGACGAATCGCATTCATCACGGACACGCTGTGGAGCGAGGCGGTGCGGGAGCCGCTGCTGCGCCTGGCCCGCCGGGCGACCCGTCTGTATTGCGACTCGTTCTATTCCGGGGCTCATGAAGCTCAAGCAAAGAAATATCGCCACATGACGGCCAGCCAGGCGGCGGCGCTGGCGCGCGACGCCCGCGTGGACGAGCTGGTGCTGATCCACTTCAGCCAGCGCTACCGCGGACGGTACGACAAGCTGGTGGCCGAGGCGCAAGAGATCTTTCCCAAGACGACGGCTCAATTTGAATGA
- a CDS encoding RNA-binding domain-containing protein — translation MLNDEQLESLLTDLESDRVERKSSISDKEKICEAICAFANDLAGNKQPGVIFVGATDSGASAGLQMSDRLLLDLAAIRADGQILPIPEMVVQKRSLSIGDVAVIQVQPAIAPPVQYRGRVWIRVGPRRAIATQDEQRRLSERRRSNTLPFDHQPAVGATLSDLDLTLFERVYLPSAVAPDVLEANGRTVEEQLAALRMIDDYKTPTVAGLLVLGKSPRDWLPGAYLQFVRLEGTEITDPIRHQAELSGPLPDLLADVDRTLEAHVSIRTDVTGSSLEVRSPDYPLTALQQLVRNALMHRNYESSNAPVQVYWYSDRIEVHNPGGPFGRVSVENFGQPGLTDYRNPLVAEAMKVLGYVQRFGLGLALARKELERNGNGPWEYQGNTASTLLVVRRRP, via the coding sequence ATGCTGAATGACGAGCAGTTGGAGTCACTCCTTACGGATTTGGAAAGCGACCGGGTCGAGCGAAAGTCGTCGATCTCCGACAAAGAGAAAATCTGTGAAGCCATCTGCGCATTTGCGAACGACCTGGCCGGAAACAAGCAGCCCGGAGTGATTTTTGTCGGCGCGACAGATTCCGGCGCCTCCGCCGGCCTGCAAATGTCTGACCGACTTCTCCTCGACCTCGCGGCGATCCGTGCTGACGGCCAGATTCTGCCGATTCCGGAAATGGTCGTTCAGAAGCGATCTCTCAGCATTGGCGACGTTGCCGTGATTCAGGTGCAGCCGGCGATTGCGCCGCCGGTTCAGTACCGCGGACGAGTCTGGATTCGCGTGGGACCAAGGCGGGCGATCGCCACCCAGGACGAGCAGCGCCGCCTGTCGGAACGGCGGCGATCCAACACGTTGCCGTTCGATCATCAACCCGCCGTCGGGGCAACCCTGTCGGATCTCGATCTGACGCTGTTCGAGCGAGTTTATCTTCCCAGCGCAGTCGCACCAGATGTGCTGGAAGCCAACGGGAGAACGGTTGAGGAGCAACTGGCGGCCTTGCGAATGATCGACGACTACAAGACGCCAACGGTGGCCGGTCTGCTGGTTCTCGGCAAGTCGCCGCGCGACTGGCTGCCGGGAGCCTATCTTCAATTCGTCAGACTCGAAGGGACCGAGATTACCGATCCGATCCGACATCAGGCGGAATTGTCCGGACCGTTGCCGGATCTGCTGGCAGACGTTGATCGAACGCTCGAAGCCCATGTATCCATCCGCACCGACGTGACTGGATCATCCCTTGAAGTCCGGAGTCCCGACTATCCGCTGACGGCCTTGCAGCAACTGGTCCGAAATGCGCTGATGCATCGCAATTACGAATCTTCAAACGCTCCCGTGCAGGTCTACTGGTATTCGGATCGAATTGAAGTTCATAACCCCGGCGGCCCATTCGGCCGCGTTTCCGTTGAGAATTTCGGTCAGCCGGGACTGACCGATTACCGCAATCCGCTGGTTGCCGAGGCGATGAAAGTGCTCGGCTATGTGCAGCGTTTCGGACTTGGCCTGGCGCTCGCCCGCAAGGAGCTGGAGCGAAACGGAAACGGTCCGTGGGAATATCAGGGAAACACAGCATCGACGCTCCTTGTTGTTCGGAGACGCCCATGA
- the leuD gene encoding 3-isopropylmalate dehydratase small subunit, with amino-acid sequence MPQQILSITGPGVPLLLDDIDTDRIIPARFLRCVTFDGLGEHAFEDDRQQDPAHPLNQPQYRQGTVLVSGRNFGCGSSREHAPQALMRWGIKAVVAESFAEIFFGNCGTLGIPCACASRSNLDALAQAIIKDPTLEVTVDLVAREVRAGSLKFSVDIPDGVRTSLTTGNWDFMGQLLEGKSAVDATAAKIPYVTGFKA; translated from the coding sequence ATGCCCCAGCAAATCCTCTCCATCACGGGCCCCGGCGTCCCGCTACTCCTCGACGACATCGACACCGACCGGATCATCCCGGCCCGGTTTCTCCGCTGCGTCACGTTCGACGGCCTCGGCGAACATGCCTTCGAAGACGACCGGCAGCAGGATCCCGCGCATCCCCTCAACCAGCCGCAATACCGCCAGGGGACCGTCCTCGTCTCCGGGCGCAACTTCGGCTGCGGCTCCTCCCGCGAACACGCCCCCCAGGCCCTCATGCGCTGGGGCATCAAGGCCGTCGTCGCCGAGTCCTTCGCCGAAATCTTTTTCGGCAACTGCGGAACCCTCGGCATCCCGTGCGCCTGTGCCTCTCGCTCCAACCTTGATGCCCTCGCGCAGGCGATCATTAAAGACCCGACGCTCGAAGTCACCGTCGACCTCGTCGCCCGCGAAGTGCGGGCCGGTTCGCTCAAGTTCTCCGTCGACATTCCCGACGGCGTCCGGACTTCGCTCACGACCGGCAACTGGGACTTCATGGGGCAACTGCTCGAAGGAAAATCGGCGGTCGATGCGACGGCCGCGAAGATTCCGTATGTGACCGGGTTCAAGGCTTGA
- a CDS encoding Uma2 family endonuclease, whose protein sequence is MQLEERAEIVDGRITIAPPRRAWQAQVAGEIMVSLHDFVRGRLAGHVVGGGAVFCVNLPHRATFTPDTGDYVGPVAGMEPFEGAPVFAVEIRSLSDYGPRAERLLAEKRADYFACGTQVVWDVKLCSNDVVKVYRASAPDQPVVYRPGDIADAEPAVPGWAVPVSSLLPEDWERPEAEAPPGELRHAE, encoded by the coding sequence ATGCAACTCGAAGAACGCGCAGAAATCGTCGATGGCCGGATCACCATCGCCCCGCCGCGCAGGGCCTGGCAGGCTCAAGTTGCCGGCGAAATCATGGTCTCTCTCCACGACTTCGTGCGCGGACGGCTCGCCGGGCATGTCGTGGGCGGGGGGGCCGTCTTCTGCGTGAATCTCCCGCATCGGGCAACGTTCACGCCTGACACCGGAGACTACGTCGGCCCGGTTGCAGGTATGGAGCCGTTCGAGGGGGCTCCAGTCTTCGCCGTCGAGATCCGCAGTTTGAGCGACTACGGTCCGCGCGCCGAACGACTCCTGGCCGAAAAACGCGCCGACTACTTCGCCTGCGGCACGCAGGTTGTCTGGGACGTCAAACTGTGCTCCAACGACGTCGTGAAGGTCTACCGGGCCTCCGCGCCGGACCAGCCGGTCGTCTATCGTCCCGGCGACATCGCCGACGCCGAGCCCGCGGTCCCCGGCTGGGCAGTTCCCGTCAGCAGCCTGTTGCCGGAGGATTGGGAACGGCCTGAAGCCGAAGCCCCGCCCGGGGAGCTTCGCCATGCTGAATGA
- a CDS encoding DUF5329 family protein, whose protein sequence is MPAPLRAFVLLVLLTIGCSGSSTAPAPPPSPRRLAGLPISLTVDQRTTTPIPGSHDEVLLTVDDITRGQVMASLSRANGQAVLAPRSLQPGESAEFVLDDVQYLLHLKELRQSLVGTDAASFEISIGGTTELSEAEKIERLIAAVESLQGAEFLRNGTGHSPQEAAAHLQQKRRATAARVTTARAFVDEVASKSSITGEEYQIRLPDGRTVTARTFFDERLAELESTRSSPAKE, encoded by the coding sequence ATGCCCGCTCCACTTCGCGCGTTCGTACTCCTGGTTCTTTTGACGATCGGCTGCTCGGGAAGCTCGACCGCCCCGGCCCCGCCGCCGTCGCCCCGACGGCTGGCGGGTCTGCCGATCTCCCTGACCGTCGATCAGCGGACGACAACTCCGATTCCGGGATCGCACGACGAAGTGCTGTTGACGGTCGACGACATCACTCGCGGACAGGTGATGGCGAGCCTGAGTCGCGCGAACGGTCAGGCGGTCCTGGCGCCGCGCTCGCTGCAGCCTGGAGAATCGGCCGAGTTTGTTCTCGATGACGTGCAGTACCTGTTGCACCTGAAGGAGCTCCGCCAGTCGCTGGTCGGAACCGATGCGGCGTCGTTCGAGATCTCGATCGGCGGAACGACGGAATTGAGTGAAGCAGAGAAGATTGAACGACTGATTGCCGCGGTCGAGTCTCTGCAGGGGGCCGAGTTCCTGCGGAACGGGACGGGGCACTCGCCGCAGGAGGCTGCGGCCCACCTGCAACAGAAACGGCGAGCGACGGCCGCGCGAGTCACGACGGCCCGAGCGTTTGTGGACGAAGTCGCGTCGAAGTCTTCGATAACGGGCGAAGAATATCAGATTCGGCTTCCGGATGGTCGAACGGTGACTGCACGCACGTTTTTTGACGAGCGCCTGGCCGAGCTGGAATCGACCCGCTCATCACCCGCGAAAGAATGA
- a CDS encoding pentapeptide repeat-containing protein, whose product MNGQTELRKNGMSTSDSSHDLAVQSGPHARFRFGEWPEISPAEALTQLQQTGKLSRVRVARLKLEGEFDRPLEFSEVELDKPDIRKAMFREPVTFAKCQLQGLAFSRGPVIFEKSLTFKSCAFRRTRFDCIKVLGTLHLDRSEFANTTRFNRCELGGIHCWETHFAAWAQFDDCTFAAGAQADFRSLQSDEGMIFKGCQFLGDVLFRGAVFAKKLDLGESQVNGLLDLSKAKLHDYCYLEGIVPGAQQQFAFLNTVAERILVHPRQVQGRLQSEETGHFDQAMQEYGLLKANFQTLHRFDEEDWALYRFKVNQRRAKPRNWWRPWTRLAQLSDWVLLDLGCGYGTKPSRAVGTALLMMVCFAAIYAAGIHHFDIEKPPIADLPTDHFANRVLFGLLTTVSVFTSGFGGDQLHAAHGWMLVPLAIEALLGTLLWGLFIVAFSRKVIR is encoded by the coding sequence GTGAACGGGCAGACTGAACTTCGAAAGAACGGCATGAGCACCAGCGATTCGTCACACGACCTCGCGGTCCAATCCGGACCGCATGCCAGATTCCGGTTCGGCGAATGGCCGGAAATCTCTCCGGCGGAGGCGCTGACCCAACTGCAGCAGACGGGGAAGCTGTCCCGCGTGCGGGTCGCGCGCCTGAAGCTGGAAGGCGAATTCGACCGCCCGCTGGAGTTCAGCGAAGTCGAGCTCGATAAGCCGGACATCCGCAAGGCCATGTTTCGCGAGCCGGTCACGTTTGCGAAGTGTCAGTTGCAGGGGTTGGCGTTTTCGCGCGGGCCTGTGATCTTCGAAAAGTCGCTGACGTTCAAGTCGTGCGCCTTCCGTCGAACGCGTTTCGACTGCATCAAGGTCCTCGGAACGCTTCACCTGGATCGTTCCGAGTTCGCAAACACCACCCGCTTCAATCGCTGCGAGCTGGGGGGGATTCATTGCTGGGAGACGCATTTCGCAGCGTGGGCGCAGTTCGACGACTGCACATTCGCAGCGGGGGCGCAGGCCGATTTCCGCAGCCTGCAGTCCGACGAAGGGATGATCTTCAAAGGCTGCCAGTTTCTCGGAGACGTTCTCTTCCGCGGGGCCGTGTTCGCCAAGAAGCTCGATCTCGGCGAATCGCAGGTCAACGGACTCCTGGATCTCTCCAAGGCGAAGCTCCACGACTACTGCTACCTGGAAGGGATCGTTCCCGGGGCGCAGCAGCAGTTTGCGTTTTTGAACACGGTCGCCGAGCGGATTCTCGTTCATCCGCGGCAGGTTCAGGGGCGGTTGCAGAGCGAGGAGACCGGTCACTTTGACCAGGCGATGCAGGAATACGGACTGCTGAAGGCCAACTTTCAGACGCTGCATCGTTTCGACGAAGAGGACTGGGCGCTGTACCGTTTCAAGGTCAATCAGCGACGGGCGAAACCCCGGAACTGGTGGCGACCGTGGACCCGGCTGGCGCAGCTCAGCGACTGGGTTCTGCTCGACCTCGGCTGTGGATACGGGACGAAGCCGAGTCGCGCGGTCGGGACGGCGCTGCTGATGATGGTTTGCTTTGCAGCCATCTATGCGGCCGGCATCCATCATTTCGATATCGAAAAGCCTCCCATCGCCGACCTGCCGACCGACCATTTCGCAAACCGGGTGCTGTTCGGCCTGCTGACGACGGTGTCGGTTTTCACGTCGGGATTCGGGGGAGACCAGCTTCATGCCGCTCACGGCTGGATGCTGGTCCCACTGGCGATCGAAGCGCTGCTGGGAACGCTGCTGTGGGGTCTGTTCATCGTCGCGTTCAGTCGCAAGGTGATCCGCTGA
- a CDS encoding Uma2 family endonuclease, which translates to MVTFTSQPMTAEEFARLDIDVPVELVRGHVVEQGWPSTIHGIVCCHVAFEIESWVRRVRASGLTSLRTGIITERNPDSVRGPDVFFITRERMESAGGLEGFLEIGPELAVEVKSPSESWKDLQAKINEYFTAGVQEIWVLEPEVRLLSVYRVDERPRTLSPEDSLTSPLLPEFVANVTEFFRDVPA; encoded by the coding sequence ATGGTGACGTTCACATCGCAGCCAATGACCGCTGAAGAGTTCGCTCGACTGGACATTGATGTTCCGGTGGAGCTGGTCCGAGGTCACGTTGTCGAACAGGGATGGCCCTCGACGATTCATGGCATCGTCTGCTGTCATGTCGCGTTCGAGATCGAGTCGTGGGTCCGGCGTGTTCGTGCAAGCGGCCTGACGTCGCTCCGCACCGGAATCATCACCGAACGCAACCCCGATTCGGTCCGCGGACCGGACGTGTTTTTCATCACAAGAGAACGCATGGAGTCGGCGGGCGGCCTGGAAGGATTTCTGGAGATCGGGCCGGAACTGGCCGTCGAGGTGAAGAGTCCGTCAGAAAGCTGGAAGGATTTGCAGGCCAAGATCAACGAGTACTTCACCGCCGGCGTGCAGGAAATCTGGGTGCTGGAGCCGGAAGTACGGTTGTTGTCGGTCTATCGAGTCGACGAGCGGCCGAGAACGTTGAGCCCGGAGGACTCGCTGACGTCCCCACTCCTGCCTGAGTTCGTCGCAAACGTGACCGAGTTCTTCCGAGACGTTCCCGCGTGA
- a CDS encoding FAD:protein FMN transferase has protein sequence MSAGSNRREFLTGQALQNAVGAAGESLADAILPPPPSRGPNLVLRTTAMACDFDVILNPDGPEHQVRAASEALDQVQALEDQCSVYRPHSELSRLNQVAADRRVSVEPGLYRLLRRAVAISGRTDGAFNPAAGALIRLWKQSRVEDRLPTVEECAASVGCCDLAMIDWDDEDSSVRFRRDGLAFDLGAIGKGYAVDEAARILGEQGVSSFLVHGGRSSVLARGGHAGHAGWPVGLNNPLLPDQPYLTLLLKDAAFSTSGTAVQGFRHAGKRYGHILDPRTGWPADKLLSVSVIAPDAALADALSTAFFILGVENALRCCDNFENVGLILFPPPRQGRRLEPVFHNVPDDCVIFVEG, from the coding sequence ATGAGCGCCGGCTCGAATCGTCGAGAGTTTCTCACGGGGCAGGCGCTGCAGAACGCCGTCGGGGCCGCAGGGGAGTCGCTGGCGGACGCCATCCTCCCCCCGCCTCCCTCGCGCGGGCCGAACCTCGTGCTCCGCACGACGGCGATGGCGTGCGACTTTGACGTGATCCTCAACCCCGACGGCCCCGAGCACCAGGTCCGGGCGGCTTCCGAGGCGCTCGATCAGGTCCAGGCACTCGAGGACCAGTGCAGCGTCTATCGGCCGCACAGCGAACTGTCCCGGCTCAATCAAGTCGCGGCTGACCGCCGGGTCTCGGTCGAACCCGGGCTCTACCGCTTGCTCCGCAGAGCCGTGGCGATCTCCGGTCGAACCGACGGAGCGTTCAATCCGGCGGCCGGCGCACTCATTCGTCTCTGGAAGCAGAGCCGGGTCGAGGACCGCCTCCCGACGGTCGAGGAGTGCGCAGCCTCCGTCGGCTGTTGTGACCTGGCGATGATCGACTGGGACGACGAGGACAGTTCGGTCCGATTCCGCCGGGACGGGCTGGCGTTCGACCTGGGGGCCATCGGCAAGGGCTACGCCGTCGATGAGGCCGCTCGGATTCTCGGCGAACAGGGCGTTTCCAGCTTTCTGGTGCACGGAGGACGGAGCAGCGTCCTCGCGCGGGGCGGACACGCAGGGCACGCCGGGTGGCCGGTCGGACTGAACAATCCCCTCCTCCCCGATCAGCCATACCTGACGCTCCTACTGAAAGATGCGGCGTTTTCCACGAGCGGCACGGCCGTGCAGGGGTTTCGACATGCCGGGAAGCGCTACGGACACATTCTCGATCCGCGGACCGGCTGGCCGGCGGACAAACTGCTTTCCGTCAGCGTCATCGCACCCGATGCGGCCCTTGCAGATGCGTTATCCACGGCTTTTTTTATTCTTGGGGTCGAAAACGCCCTGCGCTGCTGTGATAATTTTGAGAACGTGGGACTGATTCTCTTTCCGCCGCCCCGTCAGGGACGGCGGCTCGAACCAGTCTTCCACAACGTTCCGGATGACTGCGTCATCTTCGTTGAGGGTTGA